The DNA region tgatgcattttccactggttatatggaaagaaaataaaatatcttatcattgttgaaaggaattttgggaaaaattattgttttcaaacttacttatatttttagtaaacgattTGGATTTTCAGTGATACATTGGAAAGGCagaattattttcagaaatcatgatgtAGCTCAGCGtttattctttgagttacttcttgtattactTGCTTCATGTGGTTATGAACTATTATTGGTTATTGGAGCTGGACCCTGACCTTTGTATTAGCTCGCCACTACtctcaacctaaggttaggcttgttacttattgagtacatggggtcggttatactcatactactcttctgcaccttgtgtgcagatattggatgatgatgttgatgtgCTCGATAAGAGACagaattgaagacgtacctgcgttctggtggtagctgcctcttgttcatggtagccttagattcataaaactatgtttatgtaattttcaaacagatgatgtatttacttcataccagctttgtaaactctgttcttagaagctcatgatttgtactaccagtccttggggaatatataagatttagatattttttttacttaattgtcttgttaaattacAATGGAATTGGATAGTGGATAgctggcttacctaacgggttgggttaggtgacatcacgactagttggattttgggtcgtgacaaggtggtatcaaagctctaggttcataggttctacaagtcatgagcaagtatttagtagagtcttgcggatcggtatgatgacgtccatacttatcttcgtgAGGCTACAAggaatttaggataatttcccatctttctttccttatcgtgcgaaattgattcagcttgagacataaatctttgaattcctttcatgcatttgtgtgcgcatgtgagcgctcggtatcagttgtgcatcgctggcttgtgattccaGGAACGAGGTTAgaaatgtgtattctgtgttttggtgatgggccagtccgGAGGACTTGAGGCCTAAATTAGatcgcagcttaggctcggtagtttcagttgtgtaaacctgtacaattggactcatatgtctggtagtgtccctatgagtggaatttgtggctcgatgaatgGCCGGATGACCATATGATGATTATATTGTGATTGCGGAaggtgttcagatggtttgaaagtgacaaaaaaaaatgtgtttgcttgagatgtaaaaaagACTATTGGGTATTTGACTTCTGTCTCGATTTGACGTAGAATcttgagttatgagtgtgttgaaggatctttcacgtggtgtaattgtggaacaaattaaatttttgtgtcttgttgatgagttcaaactcatgaAGGTTAAGTGATCACATAGGAGTTGTGGCAGTAAAAGGGTATAGAAAGATGCCAGTTTGAGGATAAACATGCGGGTTATCACCTGCAGAATAAACTATAGAGGTGTGATCTTTATAATGTTGTGTAGAGAATCTTCTTTTCTACCAGTAGGACAGATGTattgggatttgaatttgaattggtcaagaaagttgacctgaccgtCACGAGAATGAAGGCGGGCTTAGTAGACGATTTGAGGTAACATATAGGTTGTGATGCATGAGCTTGGAAAGAATTTAGTTAAATATCACTATGGTGTTATGGCAGTAATTGAAtatgggtattgtgaattattGAATGTTTGGATCTGTGGCTTttagccaagtgggggagcctctATTGACAATTCGATTTCATGGTTATAGGTTAAATTGAGTTTTGGTCCGAGATATATTTGTGGAGCAGTTATGACTGCTGAggctgagatcgaggatgactcgagtaaggaaatttcctGAATACGGGGTATAATGCacttataaaaatatgaaaaatcatggaatgattaagttgtaaatTGCGAAGAATGTAGTGCGCATAGAATACGAATTTGGCTAGTGGTGTTAAGACAGAGTtatttctttgagtgttgttgtgctaatggggcatgtgtctttTGGCTCGTTTGGGCGGTGCAGTTTAATTTTGaaacggtgccaaaatttgatcacgcccaactatgccttgtaagaaggactaagcggtcgctgcaaatataacccggttcaagtccggagtcgaatcccacagggaactaacctatttactacaacCTTACataatgctaatgataagctcagacaacttCTAGATGCAATAGTTTTATGAATAATCAGTGGAATTTATTTAGccaaggaaaaatgacaataaaattagcaataatcaagactaaaattgaattcaagggtaaaagtATCTAGGGCTATTGATATCCCCAATTGCCGAATTAATTCTCAACtctttagctataatctcgcTTTAATACTCTATGACGATTATGAGTTTCGGGCTACCGTAATTACCTTTcaatcaattacgataatttactagaagcattctctcgaactactctagttaaaaatttatgcaactcagaatcatcccaccaaagcttcgttatttctaaccccacttttaaattcaagtaattaatctcttaacttcccctaaagtggtgttgttcaacaacaatctaaccaagtgttctttctcaagcaacacaaggtgaatagacacgattaatcgagggccctttcaattaaccacaatacaatacgtaattgaacaatcatagaacaaacacagctcaattataacaaaatagagtcaagacttcatccaacaattggttccatcaaccctagataacagatttagctactcatgctaatgaaaaacaaatcactaaaataattcataatcaaTAAATAGAAGTatcaagaagaagatgaaaactcttaggAATTTATCCGTCTTCTCCCCCTCGTTCTTgcctctaaaatcttctaaaaacagCTATATCTCACTTCTGGGCGATTTTAGGtttcatataggtttaggttagtcACCTAGGAAATTACATAATTAACCCTGCGTGTTTGGCTTTCGTCCGCCCGTCCGCGACCACGGATTCTACCGCGGATTTGGACTGCCTCACTGTCTTGAGTTCGCGGACCAGTTCGCAGCCCACTCcacggccgcgcacctggagggGTTGTTTCGCTTGCTTTTCTCGCTCCTTTTTGACCAGGCTAACCTTCGATTGCCCTTTCACATTCCatgttgactccaaaacactcgttagctccctcctagctcggagtagctcctgcaaagcatcaaattcttaattagagcattttgttatcttttagcattcaaatatcaataaagtgcggctaaattagagtgtaagtagtgtctaaattgcatgaatatagcctactatcaacaccccacacttaaaccattgctcatccccgagcaatcaaaccacactctAAGAGGCTTCACTGAGCGACTTCCCTACTCGTCACaccaataatatttcacataaattgagTACATTAGTGCAACATCTACACCTCAAGAGTTGACTCCCTCTAGCCACGCAATGTTCCTAACTGGCTTACTTACTCTATATCAAAGGTCCAGACTTACCTCtctttcatgaatcaagtgcctgcTCACAGCAAAAGAGACTCATTTCACAATCAGTAAAATTCACACACACTGAGGAACCTTAAAAGGAACAGAATTCACTCACCCTCAGAAATGACATTCTTGTGCCACAAAAAATGCactataggcttgcccgtagtgtacgaCTCTATTAATTGAGCTCactcagtctaggatcaagtaggactttatttggatgTAATGTAGGCTGTAGgttgggtaggatatatttggatatataaTAGTAactatacctccctaagcactttaatacatttaTTTTACAATCAAGTCCACAGCTAAGTTAAACCaatattttcactttttttttaacGCCACATATACCACCCCACACTTCTTCTTTGAGCAAAATCACCTTAAAAGCCACCAAAGATTTATTACCAATCAACATAACAatgttcttctcttttttttttctttttttttccaagtGGCCTTTTCCAACAAGAtttacctttctccttatttcctagttccactcaaaagctccatcaactaccccacactttatcctttgtacATTCATAGTATTTCTAGTGCTTACGAGAGGTAAAGGATTCAAAAAGATGGTCAATTTAAACAAGGGAtagggcttgtaatgtggttgccaaggaaacaggattacaggctcaacgggaTTAACTATGGTACATAGCAAATAGGTGGGtggagtatgtatatatatggttcaacaaagaaatgcctatatcacttcccagaCTAAACAAGACTACCATTTCGCTTTGCagacacacagggcaagttctaggcattaAATGCCGTGCACAGAATATAACAAGCCTcccacacacatggcacatgactcattccAGATTAGATCATCAAACACTCAGATCAGGGTATTTCAGCCAAATTAAGAACATACATTTTAAGGCCTTCTTACAAGAGTCAACAAATGAGCCTAAGCGTCATACTAAAGTAACCGCTATATTCAAGGCATTATGAAATCAAACAAGGCTTCCTATTTTAATTCTGCCCATAGCCCATAAGTTcctaactaaaaaaataaaaatataactacacccggttcaaacaaaacccttggaaaagaaccgtggtttgaAGAAAACCCAAGGGGGAATTGATAcactactacaaaagaaaatctttttttttctttcgactttagtccctcaagaaacccgtcgaatgatatctaTCGTTGGGCCAAGTCAAAATTGATTTATACGAATAAACTACGAAACTATTTACATACAACaaagtatcccccaccccacacttaaaaagatGGCATGTCCTCATGCCATACAAAGTAAAGTAATATGAGGTAAAGGAACTTTCCTGGTGGATCAGTCTTGATCGGAGACAGTGCCAGGGTTGAGATGACATGCTCTCCCCAGCGCACGTAGCCAACccatgattttcttttttgaCTTCGCATTTTGGGTTGCCAAAGCATCAACTCTGGTCCCTAATTCTGTGATGGAAGTGCGTAGTCCTGCCATGTCTTGTTCTAGGGCTGTCATTCACGTGCTCCGTCTGACCTGGGATGGTCCTTCAGCCACTGCAGCTTGTTCCTGTGGGGGTGAGGCAGGTTCAACCTTCTCCTGCCCTTCATCGCCCTCTTCCGACTCATTAGAATTGTCACTATGAGCTGCTCCTGGTGCCGCTGGGTCTTTCCCGATGGTCACTTTGTCTGCCCGaaacttttcttctttctttaccATGCCATCCGCATTTGGGTTCTCAGGCACCCTTGCTGCCCGGCACAATCTAGTGATCAGAGAGGGGAAAAAGAACCCATACCTCTTCTGTGTTGAATGGACGAACATCTCATACTGATAACCTTGGCCACATCGAAGTCGTGGCCATTCACAAAGCACCATATCAAGGCTGCTCTCGGACCATTTACCTTCGTGGTGTTGTGGGACGGCAGTAAGCGACTGTTGATGATGTACAACCAGCATTTTCCTTCAAAAGTGAGTGAGGAAGAGTGTAGCTTCGATCCCGGCACAACCCACACTACCTCTTTGTCTGGTGCACAGATAGTTCTGAAAAACCTGTTCCATGTGATGGGTTCTCTCCTATAAGTATCATAGAAATCTTCCTCCCCATTGAATTTAGGCAACCGATACACTCTCCTGATGGCTTATAACGAGGCATCAACCCTTGTGTGTCGCACAGTGCATATTCTATCCTCATATTCGGAGCAGTTGGCATAGAACTCCCGAACAAGCATCAAGTTACCCTCCTTCGGCTCTTCGAAAAAGCTATCCAATCTGTGCCTGATCAACTCTCGATACATATTAGGGGATTCATCCTGGAGGGACGCCCTGTGAATACCCCTTTCCGGTACAGGTTTTTTAGTGGCCTTCAAACTGAAATGGTCTTGGGCAGCTCTGGAGACAAACCTGGTACGATCAAACTGAGCTGCACTGGTCTGTACCCGTCCCCGAGATGAGCCTTCATGACCACTTAATGAGGCCCCAATAGCGCGTCTCTTCCTTGAGGGTTGCATTTTACCTACACAATAAATACTACTATCAGTCGATAGAGGAATATGTGTCCCAAtggcggttactcagacttcactcgCACAATTGGTCACAATTTATCTTCAACACTCATTAAGGCAAATCAACAAATAGGTAGTGTGCATATGTACCCCCAAGTCACCTAAAGACCCAATCAAACCCAACAATGGCTtcctccaaatcaatcaattCAAATAGCCTCCCTATACCACATATAAACCACAATCCAAATCCCAAACAAAAGtatctatgattttactaccctatgcagaaaaggaaaataaaattaaaaaaaaatactaagaaaGAGGAATAAAATCATGTACTTACTTGGAGATCTTGAGAAGAACGGAGGTTGGAGATCGGTTGAGTGGAGAAGAGAAGGAAGGAGAAGAGTCTTATGTTAAAAGGAAAATATGGGGGAAAGGAAGGGTTTGGGTTCTTGAGGTTAGGGAGGGAAGAAGAGAAGTTGGGGGGAGTGAGGGGTTTGGGTTCTTAAGTTTAGGGAGGGAAGAAGagaagtgggggggggggggaatgagGGGTTTGGGTTCTTAGAGTTAGGAAGGGAAGAAGAGAAGTGGGGGGAAGTGAGGGTTTGGGTTAAGGAAAAGAAGGGGGTGGGCgattaaaataaaaaacttacctGGACATACCCGGGCTTCGGTGGTCCATTCAGCGGCCGCGGATTCTGGGCAGAGGGGGTCCCAAAATCCATGGCCCAATCCGCGGTCCATTCAGCGGCCGCGAATTCTGCGCAGAGGGGGTCCCATAATCCGTGGCCCAATCCGCGGTCCAATCCGCGGCCGTGGACGGGGGCCAGAACACAGGCCTAAATCCGTGGTCCAATCCACGGCCGCAGACGGGGGGCAGAATACAGGCCTaaatccgcggccgcggatcTCCGTCTCCGGCAAATATTTATGTTTGCCGCATTTGTTTTATCTAGTCTTGGGTTAATTTCGACCCCCAAATCCTTCCGATGCGCGTGAACTTTGCCCTGCACACTAGTAGATCGGTTAAAATCgttcaaaatcaattacaacaaacaaattaagaaaaataataggttgcctcccaaaaagcgcCTAAGTTAACGTCGCGGCACTACGATTTACAACAaaccatgggttgcctcccagaAAGTGCCTGATTTAATATTGCGGCATGACGCAGGCTTTCATTATCACTCCTCGTTCACGTACTGGGGCTCTTCCAACGTTATCACCACTTTATCCCCTTTCTCTTCGAccattccaaggtaatgtttcaacctttgcccatttacCGTGAACTTGTTTGTCCCATCTTCGGATTCAATCTCCACAGCTCCGCCTGAGAACACTTGCACCACTCTAAAGGGTCCTGACCATCTGGACTTTAACTTACCCGAAAACAACCTCAATCTTgagttgtataacaacactagatctccTTGCTTGAAGTTCCAATCTAAGATGTTCTTATCATGGatcattttcatcttttctttgtataatttGGCATTTTAAAAAGCGTGGAACCTGAATTCCTCGAGCTCATGTAACTCAGTGACTCTTCTGGTGCTTGCGGTCTCTATATCCAGATTCAGCTGCCGCAGTGCCCAAAGTGCTTTATGTTCGAGCTCTACCGGAAGGTGGCAtgcctttccaaacaccaacttgtacggtgacataccaattggagttttgaatgctgtgcggtatgcccataatgcatcatccagcttcttCGCCTAATCGGTCCTTGTTACATTCACTGTCTTTGTCAGGACACTTTTAATTTCTCTAttggacacttcaacttgcccacTCATCTGTGGGTGGTACGATGTGGCTACTTTGTGGCGAACTCCATACTTTTCCAACAGATGTGTGaatgctctattgcaaaaatgggttccaccatcactgattatagctctcagggtgccaaaacgtgtgaagatgtttttctttaggaaacttgttaccccttttgcatcattggttgggagagccactacttcgacccacttggagacatagtcaaccgctaCCAATATATATTTGTTACCATACTAGCTGATGAACGACCCCATAAAGTTGatcccccacatgtcaaaaacctccacctcttgaattgttgTCATCGGAATCTCGTGACGGCGAGATATGTTGCCTgtcctttggcattcatcgcaaCTTTTGACCCAAGCATGGGCATCGTTGAACAGAGTAGGCCAATATAATCCCGATTCCAACACTTTTGCTGCTGTCCgaattcctccaaagtgtccaccatatggtgaatCATGGCAAGCTTGCAAAACAGAAGGTTGATCTTTTTCGGGGATAtacctccggatcatgttatctacacatattttaaacaataAGGGTTCGTCCCAATAAAAGGCTCGACAGTTGcggaagaactttttcttttgaattgaggagagttcataaggtacaataccgcTTACTAAATagttagcaatatcagcataccagGACGTCTCCTCCATTGTCACAGCAAGTAATTGTTCATTCGGGAATGTCTCTGTTATGTCTTCAACCTCCATTctcttttcagctccttccaatCTTGAgaggtggtctgccacttgattgtcTGTCCCATTTCTGTCACAAATTTCCAGATCGAATTCTTGTAGCAAAAGAACCTAGCGAATCAAGGTGGCTTTGACTTCTTCTTTGCTATCAAGTACCTAAttgctgcatggtcagtataaataatAACTTTTGAACCAATTAAGTACGACCTGAATTTGTCGAAGGAAAACACTACAGCCAGCATTTCCTTTTTCGTTATAGTGTAATTGATCTGTGCACCGCTGAGCAtcctgcttgcatagtaaatcgGGTGCATCATCTTGTCTTTTCGCTGTCCCAAGACTGCTCTTATAGCATAATCACGGGGGTCGCACATGAGctctgtaatgacccaatcggtcattttaacttttagaaccccgttccctaaaataaaacttcttgtaggtacttgtaatgatttatgacttgcggggatggttggttcgggatttggaagtgtttggggtgaaaccagAACACATGGTTCCttaaattggccttaaagtgctaagtttgacttcggtcaatatttttatgaaaacgaccccggaatagaattttgatgattccaaaagctccgtatggtgattttggacttaggagcatgttcggaattttatttggaagtccgtagttaaattaggcttgaaatggctaaaaataagaacttaagtttggaagtttgaccgatgagttgactttttgataccgaagtcgaaatccagttccgaaaattttcatagctctgttatgtaatttatgacttgtgtgtaaaatttgaggtcaatcggggttgatttgataggttccgacattgaatgtagaagttgaaaactcttagtttcattaagcttgaattggggtatgattcatggttttagcgttgtttgatgtgatttagaggttcgactaagtttgtatgatattttaggacttgttggtatatttggttaaggtcccgagggcctcgggtgagttttggatggataacagatcaaaagttggacttaaaaagctacTGCAAATTTTCTCTTATGCTGCATattctgggttgtgatcgagccccagatcgaacccagatatcgagcccacgatcgaggcctgagtctaagccagggacgaggctcagtatcgaagccttgatcgaaggcaaggctcgagggcatgatcaaaggtaaggctcgagggctagggtcgagacccatgctcgatgccctgatcgaaggctcaagctcgatgccatgattgaggctatgatcgaaggcccaacctcgatgccctgatcgaggccatgaccgaggtccaggctcgagcctgtgatcgaagccccgatcgaggcccagttcgaggaccagttccgaaggctgctgggcagttttataaaaagaggacattcgtcccatttgccatttttgacgaacatAAGCTTgtgcagagacgacttttggcagattttcaagggaaaaatattggggtaagtgattctaactcggatttggtctacatatacaagtatatcattgttttcataatttaattagtgttttgagatttaattgataaattggaatttatttgaattgaaagaatttaattaatatattgagaattgatatatttgaaggaatttgattatttcagttgattaaataaattattgtaaattctgtaaatcatgctgatttaaatatcctagttttatttcaattattattgacctatagtgagtgtcaaagtcggccatctcgtctctaccacttcgagattaggcttgatacttactgggtacacgttgtttacgtactcatactacacttgctgcactttttgtgcaggatctgagacaggtactagtggaggacctatcatcacatacccacatcatcccgaggcatagtggtgagctgcttttctgagccgttctacagctaccagtgtctcttctgatatttatattctgtctatttcatttcagacagtatttggagttttgtataatatactagatgctcatgcacttgtgacaccgggtcttggcacacacattgatagaaattggtattttattatcttcttggaataaaagtttaaccaatgtatgtttgacttattagttgtcttgcctagttgtagtgttgagcgccatcacgacctataggtgaaattgggtcgtgacaagctcgaatggttgctcctatttgggtgcaacaatgatgggtgcagttttcagtctcttcttcagctcctcaaatacCAACCTacaatcattagaaaacacaaagaGCTGATCCTTTTCAAGAAGTTTACATAaaagggttagcaattttggaaaaatcttttatgaatcgcctgtagaacccggcatgcccaaggaaacttctcactgCCTTGACCGAAGTGGGCGGTGGCAATTTCTCAATCACATCAACTTTAGCATGGTCGACCTCAATTCCCTTgctggacactcgatgccccaaAACTATTcattcttgtaccataaaatggcacttttcccaattcagcaccaaatttgtctccacacattttttgagcactcttcttaaattgtgaagacaatcttcgaatgaatcccccaccatggagaaatcatccataaacacctccataatatcctctaccatgtcagtgaaaatggctaacatgcgccgctggaatgtagccggtgcattgcaaagtccaaagggcattctccgaaaggaaaagatgccatatggacaagtgaaggatGCTTTCTCTCTGTCTTCCTCGACTATTGAGATCTggttataccccgaatatccatccaagaaatagAAGTGGGATCGCCCAGCTAGCCTGTctaacatttggtcaatgaaaggcaATGGGAAATGGTCATTTCGAGTAGCTATGTTCAGTTTCCGATAGTCCATGCAAATCCGCCACCCCGTGACTGTACGAGTAGAGATCAACTCGTTATTCTCATTTTGTAGGACCGTCATTCCTCtctttttcggcacacattggacAGGACTGACCTAGtggctatcagagatggggaagatgataccCGCATCCAGCCACTTGATCAATTCTTTCTTTACTACTTCCTTCATATTTGGATTCAGACGTCATtgatgttccctggaaggtttgtgcccctcttccagaAGAATCTTGTGTATGCAAAAGGTTAGGCTGATacctttatgtctgccatggtccaaccAATGGCAGTCTTACATTCTTGCAATACCTTCAATAGTTGAtctacctgcacatctaacaaaccagatgatataataacaggCAAAGTAGAATTAGGCCACAAGAAAGCGTACCTGAGGTGGGCTGGAAGTGGTTTCAGATCCAGCTGTGATGGCTCCTCTATTGATGGTTTTGCAGGTGGTGTTGCTCTTTCTTCTAAGCGCAGGGGTtcgaactgaggttccctttTCCAGAATCCTTGACCTTCGAGTGCCATGACCTACTCTGCCAACCCTTCACCGTCCATCTCTTCCAAATTCATCAAGTAGCCTTCTAGTGGATCCTTGACATTAAGGGTCTTATCCTCTTCTTGCAGTATCACATCTATGGCCTCCACTAGTGAGCAGTTTGCAAATTCAATGGGTCTCCTCATGGATTGTTGAACGTTGAATATTATTTCTTCATTGTTCAACCTCATTTtcaactctccagtctcacaatcAATTAATGCTCTCCCAATGGCTAAGAATGGCCTTCCTAGAATGATGGGTATCTCTTCATCCAcctgacaatcaagaataacaaagtctGCAAGAAATACAAATTTCTCCACTtgcacaagcacatcatcaagaatTTCTGTCGGTCTTTTAACTGTGCGATCAGCCAGTTGCAGCAACATTGAGGTcggtctagctctgccaatgcccAGTTTCGTATAGAttgccaagggcatcaagtttatgctgtCTCCTaa from Nicotiana tabacum cultivar K326 chromosome 24, ASM71507v2, whole genome shotgun sequence includes:
- the LOC142178362 gene encoding uncharacterized protein LOC142178362, encoding MMKDLMSEDLSTVTLTQTCSAVVTRPMAQKASDPGSFTIPCTIGSYVVAKALCDLGDSINLMPLAIYTKLGIGRARPTSMLLQLADRTVKRPTEILDDVLVQVEKFVFLADFVILDCQVDEEIPIILGRPFLAIGRALIDCETGELKMRLNNEEIIFNVQQSMRRPIEFANCSLVEAIDVILQEEDKTLNVKDPLEGYLMNLEEMDGEGLAE